One window of the Leptospira broomii serovar Hurstbridge str. 5399 genome contains the following:
- a CDS encoding helix-turn-helix domain-containing protein, producing the protein MFASALPYWEVSKKEKEFFYRALKTARKEAGFTQAEVAKKLKRSRSHISKVELGLRRLFMDEFLVLYRLYGKPTVYFYSAFLKSNLVERQD; encoded by the coding sequence ATGTTCGCAAGTGCCTTGCCTTACTGGGAAGTCTCTAAAAAAGAAAAAGAATTCTTTTACAGAGCCTTAAAAACAGCGAGAAAGGAAGCGGGATTTACTCAAGCGGAAGTAGCCAAAAAGCTAAAACGGAGCCGAAGTCATATTTCTAAGGTAGAATTAGGATTAAGACGATTGTTTATGGATGAATTTTTGGTGCTATATAGACTTTATGGAAAGCCTACTGTTTATTTCTACTCTGCATTTCTGAAAAGTAATCTAGTAGAAAGACAGGATTAA